Below is a genomic region from Cotesia glomerata isolate CgM1 linkage group LG5, MPM_Cglom_v2.3, whole genome shotgun sequence.
ttaaaagcgAAAATGGTTgggataataaatatttaatgtttaaagaaaaaaaacattttattattttaatataatcgtattaaaaatagttttcgttttacaattttttttttttcactacactaattaaattttataaaataaatttgttcaacAACTAAACTAACAATAATCGACGGTATTAagagttataatttatatacacataaaatgcttaaaaaataattttaacaatttttttttctaattaattgtaaatatgttctttttttttaatttcatacaaattatttttaacttcccactaagaaaattaaaaattttcaaaaatcgggaagttattaaGACTATTCCCgagatggtgtctgtatgtatgtatgtatgtatgtatgtatgtatgtgtgtgtgcgtgtgtgtgtatgtatgtgtggatgtatgtaaacctctcataacttttgaacggcttgatcgatttgatcgcggttggtgtcattcgaaagggttcgactaaacttagattttaaatacaagttggcccgattcggaccgatagattttgagaaatcttaaaaaaactgcgaaaaaaattttttccaattgtggttttttttttaataactttcaaacggctcgaccgatcaattccaaaaactaatcagctcttaacataaaaaaatcacgtcgatcaccaccaatctagtcaaaatcggttgattctttcgtgagttatcgttgacgaaagaaatcgaaaaaaagtgtttttttcgaattacaccgaaactTCCGGTCttatcaatttgtgtttaaaaatttatcatagaatttgaaaaactgcgtcgaatgccgccaaccgcgtgaaaatcggttcattcattcaaaagttattgtggtttgaaaattcaaaaaatagtgttttattaaactttcatcagacttttgagcttggagagctcaaaactacacaaaattatatttttgagctcttcgagctcaaaaatgtaataagtgcgtttttgagcgcttaattacgaaagtagcgggaagttgcagggatggccttcagggtcaaccgttttcctaatttttttttttaatttttatcacacttttttaaatcagaaaaaaagattaattaattatttaaaaatatttttttaaattataattttgattacaaaatttatttttttttttaatatttaactataactttgatattattattattattatttattaaagaggatttattattttttaagccaaCTTACTCGATCTACTtagagaatatttaatttgtatttattaattattttcaccaCAATATTGTCGATATGAGCACTCATACCATCATCGGGTGaatatgtaataattaaaaattttttgatttttcaagacaattttaattggaattatttaaagatgttatttttcacttgatttatttatttttaaatcagccCAACAacccacactgatagaaggatttgtttgtagttaaaaatatttgttaatatttaacaaatcatttattagaagccatttgttagtccttaataaatatttcttagtatttaaaaagatttattaaaatttaataaatgaatatcagatttattaaatacaaaaaaatcattttaaatactaagaaatatttgtttaatactaaaaagtggtctctaataaatgatttgttaactattaacaaatattttttaatgcaaataaatccttctatcagtacaTAGGCCAATAACAGGGTCGCTACAATGTTGTAAAATATAGCTTAATGTCATGCGGtgttttacatttttacaatttttagaaatgaaactttttttagtaaccgaaaaaataattcggaacGCTTATACCGACAATATTtaagtgaaaataattaataaataaaaattgaataatcttTAAGTAGATCGGGTAAGttggcttaaaaaataataaatcctcTTTAATAAAATCACCGACCttagtaatatttttaacattattattaagtttattaagtattcaatataaagtaattaagtaattatatAACTATAGAGAgttgatatttaaatataaataaattgagtattgaaaaaaaattttttttttttttaattgaagtacataaaaaaaataaaaagtatctttaaaatcttatttagaattattaattttttgattacttTCTTGTCTATCACAATCATCATcaccaatagaattaatagAATTAAGTTGAATATCTTTATCATTAAATCTCTTCCCAAGGCACGTAGTAAAGCAAGTATCCCCTACCCCAAATTTCTCGCCATCCTCAAGAGTTTCCGGCATGGGATGTCCAGCGGTTTCAGGAAGGTACAAAGCTAAGAACCCAGAAATCAAAGCAACGCCGCCAAAAGTAGTAGCTGGTACCCTTGGATCAAGCGTGTCTAACAATAAAAGCATCGGAGTTAAAGCTCCGCTAAGACGACAGCACATAGAGCCGACTCCAAGCGCGGTATTTCTCAAAACAGTTGGGAATAATTCGGCAGTGTAATTATAAATCACCGCAAATGATATTGCAATACAGGATTTACCGAATAAAACAATCCCAATCACAGCGTTGCTACCGCCAAATAATTCTTTGGGAATTGAAGCAGCTACTACACAGCAAATCCCGCCGATAATCATGAAAACACTTACTAAAAATCTTCTTCCTACTCTGTCCATAACTAATACTGTAAATACATAACTCGGTAATTCAACAATACCGCTCAAAGCTAGCATTAAATACGGATTGCCTTCAAGATTGCCGCTGCTCAATGAAAGACCGTAATAGACAATTGCATTTGCGAACCAATTAAGACAaacattaagaaaattttttctcaaatttgGAGTTTTAAGTAAATCAATAACACCATTGCTACTTTTtacacttttattattattgctgttACTATATTTAGCTAGATTTTTAGCGACAAATTTATCTTCATCTATCATAGGATTATCACCGTTAAATTTAAGCGCTTTTTGGACTATTTTTATAGCTTCTTTAGGACGTCCCTGAACCCACAGCCACCTCGGAGATTCGTCCATAAGCCACCAATGgccaattaaaataaaactatgaAGACCGTAGACAATTTGCAGCCACATTCTGTCTTTAATAATGAATCCCCAGAGAGCAACAAGGACAAATCCGAATGAAAAACACACTTGGAACATAATGCCGCAAAAAGTGCGTTTTGATGATCCAACCATTTCCATAGTAAGTACAAATCCGGTAATATAAGCTCCAGATGAACCGAATATACCGTATAGAAATCTTAGACACAAAAATGTATAATATTCCGGAATAAATGCAACTATTACACCTAGTATAAGTTGCCCGGTTGCTGATatgcaaaatattattttacgcCCGTATTTATCAGCTAAACTGCCTAAAGTAACAGCTCCGGTAAATACACCTAACATGTAAGTCGACTGCGCTACTGCGCCTTTCCATTTATTTGAGCAAACAAAATTCCACTCTATTCCTCGAGAAGATTTGTAATATGTGTCATCATAGATCCAATCATCGCATTGTTTTACTATTGAATCATTTGTTAAGTAATGACAGGAATCCAAATTTAACGGAACGTCGGTTAGTTCTGTTCCGTTTGGATAAGTTGCATTTATACCTGGTACAATGTCCCAATTTAGTTCTGATTTATCGGATAAACCGAGTTTATCTATTAGACCAGGTACAATACATTTGTGATCAGGTACCGCCGCGACAGTAATTAGCGTTAACATATGAAGGCCAGCTAATAGTCCTGATACCACGTGTAAGCAAAATTGAAATGTTTGATATTTTCCAAATTCACCAATATGGGACATTAACTCCTCGAGATCTGCATCAACACTtgccatttttattttattttattttagacttATAtaagttagttttttttcgaGAGTTTTGTtggattttttcaatactGATCAGTGAATGAATGAATGATACTGATCAGCCACGTATGCCGCTCAATAGACTACTGAGTAATGCAATTGGGACTACGGAGTAATGCAATTGGGTTAGTAACCTTTAGTAACAGTGCATTCAATATCTTTACTAGTCTCTGACTATtaaattgcgaaaaaaaacttgttgttttacattatttatcaactctttttctataattttctttttgtcattattattatgattattttcttcaaaaaataattttataaaaatctaaattattctttaaaaaatcttatgtAATTCATTCGTTAcataacattaaaataatgtttctGTTGTAAAGTATTGATGTCTTAAGTACACACAAGTGAGGTCAATTTCCAAagaataacaatttttatttttatctatttaagtgtaattaatttctaattttttaatcgattTTGTAAAgagttttaattgttttacaAATGTATCATCTTCTGTAATTATGGCAGATTAgcgattattaattaattactcctCAGTTATGAAGAACAATTATACCAATGAAGATTAACTTTTATTGGTAATTCAAACTAGgccaataaatttatatttacatagATAGAGAAGTATCTTTATGGtgataaatatgaaaaattactgccagaaatagatttttttatcagttgtTGCTGTTATATTgttctattgttattattattatgtagcttataataataatgtgactattactaaatttaactttattggAGTTGGTGTAAGTTTATCACAAATTTAATCTTGTGAAATCTCTTCTTCATTGAatctgataaataaaaaaaatgaaaaatataaattaataaataaaaaatttcttattttatatttaaaactgAACACatttataaatcataaaatttaattaaaaaaaaaacacaaattttcaatatatttaatatttaaaaaataatattttacatattttatgataaataaaaataaaataataaataattaaaattatttttctctaatgatactaaagttagccgacgtttttacttttttgtttttaataattaaattagaacaaaaaaatattttttaaaaattgcacttacagttttttacaaatgaaaattttttttctagtcattttttcaataaaaaaaaattaaaacgtttttaaatgtcggctaacttctgtatcattttttcttatatatttattagaaaaattttttggttattgtgcatattttttactgagatattttttatatcattgtaaaaattatattttgtcaataacgatcaaattaatatataaaaatttttacattgtgTCAATaggttataaattataaaataaattcataaaatatatcaatttcATCATAGTTATCCggtgaataattaaaaaaaaaattctgatgaAATATTCAGTGATCTCAGGGTATAaagtttatcaataaatttatttaaataacaagtaaaaagtaaaaaagttcAACTTACGTATTTTGATCCAACTTGCGTTAAATTTATCATGAATaatggaaataataataacaattgagtattattaataaatattattatatatttaaaaaaaacttttaaagcACATGCAGTGCGTACACGAGTTCGTGAACAATTGTTGCCTGCAGACGGGCAAGCGTCAGTCAGAGTATAGCTTATCCGCtgatatttagttttttagtctttttttaatcattctgCTGTAGTTTGAAAACTGTCACATAAAATTCTCTAAGCATTTATATAAATCACTTTGTAAATTtctatttgtaataaattttttttttttctaaatatttatgtgggaatttagataatttttaattttacaaaataaaaaaattaaattatttaaaagatttgatacacaaaataaatatttaataattttccaatTACTAATGTGTTATGAAACTTGACGTAATAGAAAATAacaatgttattaatttttcttatttacatCTAGACAATTGAGGCCGTGTTAacattaataaacaattattaccCGAGATTTTATTGAGATATATGTCACTGTTACTGTAATTTATCACAATAACTATAACATCAACAGaactgaatttaaaaattaataaatttaattttacatcaaagaaaatatatatacagttTGTCAGTAAGTGGATAGACGTAAGTGGATTTAATATCAACTATGTATGTACAtaatcaatgaaaataaagttagccggcatctaaaaatttttatgattttttttattgaagaattattataaaaaaaaaattttttatttgttaaaaacttcaaaaactataagcgcaatttttttttaatattttttagttataatttagtaaattaagcaaaattaaaaaattaaaaatgtcggctaattttattgttatacaTAATCAAGGGTCGcgaataatacaaaaaaaataagaatttaaattaaacattttattcttaagttttaattttggtttggaaatttttaaatctgtcaattattaaaagtggttaaaaaattttcaaaataacttaCAAAAGATTCAAAatggttgaaaaattttaaataagcaATAGTTGAGTTTATCTTGGggtttcaatcaatttaatgacactgaagttgacagatattaaaaactttttttttaattttatagcaattaaactattataaaaaaatttaattaaaaagttccacatgtgaaaattaatgaaaattacaagtgaaaatttttagaagtatttttttattgtaattgatttattaaaaaaatttttaaaattaacagctgacgactaacttcagtattattCAATTTCATAAATCAGATGATTATTCTGATTATTCTTCAGTTACctacaaatgaaaatataaataaaaaattttctgtagaTGGCGATGtgtattttgtatattttgtcctttaagagcggtttataattgattttcaaacgtgtttttctcatgtatgtgataa
It encodes:
- the LOC123264804 gene encoding organic cation transporter protein-like: MASVDADLEELMSHIGEFGKYQTFQFCLHVVSGLLAGLHMLTLITVAAVPDHKCIVPGLIDKLGLSDKSELNWDIVPGINATYPNGTELTDVPLNLDSCHYLTNDSIVKQCDDWIYDDTYYKSSRGIEWNFVCSNKWKGAVAQSTYMLGVFTGAVTLGSLADKYGRKIIFCISATGQLILGVIVAFIPEYYTFLCLRFLYGIFGSSGAYITGFVLTMEMVGSSKRTFCGIMFQVCFSFGFVLVALWGFIIKDRMWLQIVYGLHSFILIGHWWLMDESPRWLWVQGRPKEAIKIVQKALKFNGDNPMIDEDKFVAKNLAKYSNSNNNKSVKSSNGVIDLLKTPNLRKNFLNVCLNWFANAIVYYGLSLSSGNLEGNPYLMLALSGIVELPSYVFTVLVMDRVGRRFLVSVFMIIGGICCVVAASIPKELFGGSNAVIGIVLFGKSCIAISFAVIYNYTAELFPTVLRNTALGVGSMCCRLSGALTPMLLLLDTLDPRVPATTFGGVALISGFLALYLPETAGHPMPETLEDGEKFGVGDTCFTTCLGKRFNDKDIQLNSINSIGDDDCDRQESNQKINNSK